One window from the genome of Musa acuminata AAA Group cultivar baxijiao chromosome BXJ1-4, Cavendish_Baxijiao_AAA, whole genome shotgun sequence encodes:
- the LOC135648379 gene encoding myb-related protein Hv33-like, producing MGRHSCCLKQKIRKGLWSPEEDEKLYDHIIRCGVSCWSSVPKLAGLERCGKSCRLRWINYLRPDLKRGNFSQQEEETIIRLHEIMGNRWSQIASQLPGRTDNEIKNYWNSCLKKKLRQRGIDPSSHKPLSEIAAQEEGTRTHCSNTGAAFEQLQLHPVFDTFPLIEIQTCLDSVETNVSIYGQFHQTFEPVGQDECLVNSELCDHGSALDNIGHGDSSINSSNWNCNIGSEMKSVFGDEDLNWVSQSKVETPAHMQMNEEKTHEHKFNPWQEKNTYPIPVRSLSHDLSETCFSVSRDALESEFNVDFC from the exons ATGGGGCGGCATTCTTGCTGTCTCAAGCAGAAGATAAGGAAAGGCTTGTGGTCTCCTGAAGAAGATGAGAAGCTCTATGATCACATCATCAGATGTGGTGTTAGCTGTTGGAGCTCAGTGCCAAAATTAGCAG GACTGGAACGCTGTGGGAAGAGTTGTCGACTCAGGTGGATCAATTACCTGCGGCCGGACCTTAAAAGAGGCAACTTCTCTCAGCAAGAAGAGGAAACGATTATAAGGCTACACGAGATCATGGGTAACAG GTGGTCACAAATTGCATCACAATTGCCAGGAAGAACAGACAATGAGATCAAAAACTACTGGAACTCATGTCTCAAGAAGAAACTCCGGCAGCGGGGAATCGATCCAAGCAGCCACAAGCCACTGAGTGAGATAGCAGCACAAGAAGAAGGGACCAGAACACATTGCTCTAATACTGGTGCTGCTTTTGAGCAGTTGCAGTTGCATCCAGTCTTTGACACCTTCCCACTGATTGAAATCCAGACGTGTTTGGATTCAGTAGAGACTAATGTAAGCATCTACGGTCAATTCCATCAGACTTTTGAACCAGTAGGGCAGGATGAGTGCTTAGTCAACTCGGAGTTATGTGATCATGGCAGTGCCTTGGATAATATCGGTCACGGGGACAGTTCAATCAACAGCAGTAACTGGAACTGCAACATAGGATCTGAGATGAAAAGTGTGTTTGGAGATGAAGACTTGAACTGGGTATCTCAGAGTAAGGTGGAAACACCAGCTCATATGCAGATGAATGAGGAGAAGACTCATGAACACAAGTTTAATCCTTGGCAAGAGAAAAATACCTACCCAATTCCAGTGAGGTCACTGTCTCATGATCTCTCAGAGACCTGCTTCAGTGTCTCTCGAGATGCATTGGAAAGTGAATtcaatgtggatttctgctag